One genomic segment of Garra rufa chromosome 13, GarRuf1.0, whole genome shotgun sequence includes these proteins:
- the LOC141283520 gene encoding dihydroxyacetone phosphate acyltransferase-like, giving the protein MESLSADNAEPDGFFDILEERRRSSDLSHAFRTFTPQPYRGATPISAAELNRMVLESQYLSYIIQEIMDESDKPRKALLEEASMLLDEMSQNLQLGFIRLLGFAMSKVFKSIFRSIHVNEDGLTRLQQAIQEYPVILMPNHRSYMDFLVVSYIMFTYDLSIPVIAAGIPLMGMKLIGEILRRSGAFFIRRAIGSYKLYWAVLSEYVTTIVRTGYAPLEFYVEGLRSRTLKSLTPKLGMMHMVLEPFFKGEVFDISLVPISISYERVLEESVLAHELLGVPKPKETTWALLKARTVLKEDYGSMHVCFGNPVSVRDLVKGKINHRLYNLVPRDLSRKPNKETQEFISGLAHKIVRLQERNVVLSVWNLMAVVLLQNLQGIDLDLLTHKTLWLRRLVLRFGAHLRWPKNIPDSEVMSSTMSLHHSVVRCERGRVYLVEEEGPGPVTQEEGVFRRAAAVLMCASYRNQAVHVFTRPAMVAVAMTTAVSSRTDDLFHRFKFLLELLSNEFVLIPGQAVQDFEEGCSLLQQSGVIGRSDEEIYVRDNGQETIVFLRAILQPFIESYQVVFRYLCEESLQTFREKMFSTSIRGFIMKLLISGEIESYECLSSDLQKNVLSALLRMEAVTKIKVDDQDEFRVNKSAVKRIWDMLSKGWTPQISVNASL; this is encoded by the exons AGTGCTGACAATGCAGAACCTGATGGCTTCTTTGACATTCTGGAGGAGAGGAGGCGGAGCAGTGACTTAAGCCACGCCTTCCGCACCTTTACCCCTCAGCCATACCGCGGGGCCACGCCCATCTCAGCTGCCGAACTCAACAGGATGGTGCTTGAATCACAGTACCTGAGCTACATCATACAGGAG ATCATGGATGAGTCTGATAAACCACGAAAGGCGCTTTTAGAGGAGGCGTCTATGCTGCTAGATGAGATGAGTCAAAACCTTCAGCTGGGATTCATTCGTCTTCTGGGCTTCGCAATGAGCAAAGTTTTTAAGAGCATCTTCAGATCTATACATGTTAATGAGGATGGACTCACACGG CTCCAGCAAGCCATTCAGGAGTATCCCGTCATCCTGATGCCCAATCACAGGAGCTACATGGACTTCCTGGTTGTGTCTTATATCATGTTCACTTATGACCTCTCCATCCCCGTCATTGCAGCTGGAATTC CTCTGATggggatgaagctgattggtgaGATATTGCGGCGATCAGGAGCGTTTTTTATCCGTCGTGCCATTGGCTCATACAAGCTTTACTGGGCGGTGCTGTCTGAGTACGTTACAACCATTGTGCGG ACAGGTTATGCTCCATTAGAGTTTTATGTTGAAGGATTACGCAGCAGAACGCTGAAATCTCTCACACCAAAACTAG GAATGATGCACATGGTGCTGGAGCCCTTTTTTAAAGGAGAGGTGTTTGACATCAGTCTGGTGCCCATCAGCATCAGTTACGAGCGCGTGTTGGAGGAGTCTGTCCTTGCTCATGAGCTGCTGGGTGTGCCTAAACCCAAAGAGACCACATGG GCTTTGCTGAAGGCCAGGACTGTGCTGAAGGAGGATTACGGCAGCATGCATGTGTGCTTTGGCAACCCTGTGTCAGTCAGAGACCTGGTGAAGGGAAAAATAAACCACAGACTGTACAATCTGGTACCCAG agacctgtctaGAAAGCCTAATAAGGAGACGCAGGAGTTTATATCAGGTCTTGCCCACAAGATCGTCCGATTGCAAGAGAGAAATGTGGTACTGAGCGTCTGGAACCTGATGGCTGTGGTTCTCCTTCAGAACCTTCAGGGCATCGATTTGGACCTGCTGACCCATAAAACTCTGTGGCTGAGGAGACTCGTCCTGCGGTTTGGAGCTCATCTCAGATGGCCCA agaaTATTCCGGATTCTGAGGTGATGTCATCGACCATGAGCCTGCATCACTCAGTAGTGCGCTGTGAGAGGGGGCGTGTCTATTTAGTGGAGGAGGAGGGGCCAGGGCCTGTCACTCAAGAGGAGGGCGTGTTCAGACGTGCTGCTGCTGTGCTCATGTGCGCCTCCTACAGGAATCAAGCAGTACATGTATTCACAAGACCAGCTATGGTGGCGGTCGCAATGACAACAGCTGTGAGCAGTAGGACAG ATGACCTCTTTCATCGTTTTAAGTTCCTACTAGAGCTCCTTTCCAATGAGTTTGTTCTAATTCCTGGTCAAGCAGTTCAG GACTTTGAGGAGGGCTGTTCATTGCTACAGCAGTCTGGTGTAATCGGCCGCTCTGATGAAGAGATCTATGTGAGAGACAACGGCCAAGAAACCATTGTCTTCCTCAGAGCGATTCTGCAGCCTTTCATTGAGAGCTACCAG GTGGTGTTTAGGTACCTGTGTGAAGAGAGTTTGCAGACATTCAGAGAGAAGATGTTTTCGACCAGCATCCGCGGTTTCATCATGAAGCTCCTTATTTCAG GTGAAATTGAGTCATATGAGTGTTTATCGTCTGACCTCCAGAAGAACGTTCTCTCAGCTTTGCTCAGGATGGAGGCTGTGACCAAAATTAAAGT TGATGACCAGGATGAGTTTAGAGTGAATAAATCTGCAGTCAAGAGAATATGGGATATGCTGA GCAAAGGATGGACCCCTCAGATCAGTGTAAATGCCAGCCTGTGA